From Homalodisca vitripennis isolate AUS2020 chromosome 1, UT_GWSS_2.1, whole genome shotgun sequence, the proteins below share one genomic window:
- the LOC124363025 gene encoding glycine-rich cell wall structural protein 1.8-like, translated as MGATIPLTCAVLALLIATNEATFGKEHVHIRVHIPEIIKEVHHEQKEIVHVEDHKHHEIHDDHGGGGFGGGGGGYGGGGFGGGGYGGGGYGGGGFGGGYGGGGHGGGGGGHGGGGATIIKIIGGGFGGGGGGHGGGYGGGGFGGGDDHHGGGGGGYGGGGFGGGGFGGGDDHHGGGGGYGGGGFGGGGFGGGDDHHGGGGDGGYSYGGGDSYSGGDSYSGGGGHGGGGGGYSYGGGDSYSGGGGFGGGHNDIGGDDGGYSYGGGDSGHGGGGYGGGGGFGGGHGGGFGGGYGGGGGYGGGHGGGGGYGGGHGGGGGGYGGGGGFGGGGHGWEDDKK; from the exons ATGGGCGCCACAATACCG CTGACTTGTGCGGTGCTGGCGCTGCTAATCGCCACCAATGAGGCGACATTCGGCAAGGAACA TGTTCACATTCGGGTACACATACCTGAAATAATCAAGGAAGTTCACCATGAGCAAAAAGAGATAGTTCACGTAGAAGACCACAAGCACCACGAAATTCACGACGATCACGGCGGCGGTGGATTCGGAGGTGGCGGCGGTGGCTACGGAGGAGGTGGTTTCGGAGGAGGTGGCTACGGAGGAGGTGGCTACGGAGGCGGCGGCTTCGGAGGAGGCTATGGAGGAGGTGGTCATGGAGGTGGAGGTGGAGGTCACGGCGGCGGCGGCGCAACTATAATCAAAATCATAGGCGGTGGATTTGGAGGAGGTGGTGGTGGTCACGGCGGTGGATACGGAGGAGGTGGTTTCGGCGGTGGTGACGATCACCATGGAGGCGGAGGAGGTGGTTACGGTGGCGGAGGATTCGGAGGCGGTGGATTTGGAGGTGGAGATGACCACCACGGAGGAGGAGGAGGATACGGCGGTGGTGGATTCGGAGGAGGTGGATTCGGTGGAGGAGACGATCATCACGGTGGAGGAGGAGACGGTGGTTACAGCTACGGAGGCGGTGATAGCTACAGTGGAGGAGACAGTTATAGTGGAGGAGGTGGTCATGGAGGCGGAGGCGGTGGATATAGCTACGGAGGAGGAGATAGCTACAGTGGAGGTGGTGGATTTGGAGGCGGACACAATGACATTGGTGGAGACGACGGTGGATACAGCTATGGAGGCGGTGACAGTGGTCACGGAGGTGGTGGATACGGAGGCGGAGGAGGCTTTGGAGGAGGTCATGGAGGTGGTTTCGGCGGCGGATACGGAGGCGGCGGTGGATATGGAGGTGGTCACGGAGGCGGCGGTGGTTATGGAGGTGGTCACGGAGGCGGCGGCGGCGGCTACGGAGGTGGAGGTGGTTTCGGAGGAGGTGGACATGGGTGGGAAGACGATAAGAAATAA